GGCGCGGCGAAGGGCGCGCTCGAGCGCTACACACTCGCCGCCGCGACCGAGCTGAGTGAGTACGGCATCACCGCCAATGTCGTGTACCCACCGGTCACCGACACCGGTTGGGTCACCGACGCGGTACGTGACGAGGTTCCGCGCGTCGCGACACCCGACGAGGTCGCGGAAGTGATTGTGTACCTCTGCTCCGACGCCGCTCACCTGGTGAGCGGCAACGTGATCCAGCTTCGATGATGGACGACGCGCGGCCGGCACGGCCCACCGACGGGAGCGTCGAGGTCGTCGAGTACCGGGCCGAATGGCCCACGATGTTCCACGCCGAGCGCGTGCTGCTCGACGAGCACCTCCCACACGTCTTCGTCCGCATCGAGCACATCGGCAGCACGGCCGTTCCCGGCATGCCATCCAAGCCCACGATCGACATCGCCGGCGCGGTCCGTTCGCTCGACGACGTCCTCGGCGAGCTGGACTCCCTGTACGCGCTCGGCTACGACTACCGCGGGTTCTTCGAGGGAGTCGCCGAGCACCTGTTCTTGCGCAAGGTCGCAGGCGGCAAGCGCACGCATCAC
This portion of the Acidimicrobiia bacterium genome encodes:
- a CDS encoding GrpB family protein, which translates into the protein MDDARPARPTDGSVEVVEYRAEWPTMFHAERVLLDEHLPHVFVRIEHIGSTAVPGMPSKPTIDIAGAVRSLDDVLGELDSLYALGYDYRGFFEGVAEHLFLRKVAGGKRTHHLHVVTLDSAEITSWLAFRDFLRADPTAAADYAQAKRDLFARFPDDRMAYVDGKGSVVDALLARMRGVP